In the Hemitrygon akajei chromosome 7, sHemAka1.3, whole genome shotgun sequence genome, one interval contains:
- the LOC140729969 gene encoding histone H2B 1/2-like, whose protein sequence is MPEAQKSAPKKGAKKALPKPSGKSGKKRRRVRKESYSIYIYKVMKQVHPDTGISSKAMSIMNSFVSDIFERIAGEASRLAHYNKRSTISSREIQTAVRLLLPGELAKHAVSEGTKAVTKYTSSK, encoded by the coding sequence ATGCCCGAGGCGCAGAAATCCGCTCCCAAGAAGGGCGCCAAGAAAGCTTTGCCCAAACCATCGGGCAAGTCCGGCAAGAAACGCAGGAGGGTGAGGAAGGAGAGTTACTCCATCTACATCTACAAAGTGATGAAGCAGGTTCACCCCGACACCGGTATCTCCTCCAAGGCTATGAGCATCATGAACTCGTTCGTCAGCGATATCTTCGAGCGCATCGCGGGCGAGGCTTCCCGGCTGGCTCATTATAACAAGCGATCGACCATCAGCTCCCGGGAGATCCAGACCGCCGTGCGCCTGCTGCTCCCCGGGGAGCTGGCCAAGCACGCCGTGTCGGAAGGGACAAAGGCGGTGACCAAGTACACCAGCTCCAAGTGA
- the LOC140729968 gene encoding histone H2B 1/2-like — MPEAQKSAPKKGAKKALPKPSGKSGKKRRRVRKESYSIYIYKVMKQVHPDTGISSKAMSIMNSFVSDIFERIAGEASRLAHYNKRSTISSREIQTAVRLLLPGELAKHAVSEGTKAVTKYTSSK; from the coding sequence ATGCCCGAGGCGCAGAAATCCGCTCCCAAGAAGGGCGCCAAGAAAGCTTTGCCCAAACCATCGGGCAAGTCCGGCAAGAAACGCAGGAGGGTGAGGAAGGAGAGTTACTCCATCTACATCTACAAAGTGATGAAGCAGGTTCACCCCGATACCGGCATCTCCTCCAAGGCCATGAGCATCATGAACTCGTTCGTCAGCGATATCTTCGAGCGCATCGCGGGCGAGGCTTCCCGGCTGGCTCATTATAACAAGCGATCGACCATCAGCTCCCGGGAGATCCAGACTGCCGTGCGCCTGCTGCTCCCCGGGGAGCTGGCCAAGCACGCCGTGTCGGAAGGGACAAAGGCGGTGACCAAGTACACCAGCTCCAAGTGA